TTCATAACTATGCAAAGGTAAACGTGGGGTTTAACCTTTTGTTCTTATTTTATCCATTTAGCCATTAATGCCTCATACACGACATCCTGGATCTTTGTACGAATGTTCTTCTGGATAAGTTTGTAGTTATTAGAGTTGGGGTGTATTCTGTTAGATAGAAACACAAAAATGAGGTTGTACTGGGGGTCTGCCCAGATCATGGTGCCGGTGAATCCGGTATGGCCAAAGCTCTCGCTGGTAGTGAAGGCTGATACATTGCCCACCTTGTCATCCTTTTTGTCCCAGCCTAGGGCGCGGCGGTTGTTAGGAAAAAAACACTGATTGAAATATTGTATGGTGGAGGCTTGCAAAAATTGGTGGTCACCATAAGTGCCGCCCTGCAGGAGTGTTTGCAAAATCACCACCAGGTCGTGAGACGTAGCAAAAAGACCAGCATGGCCTGCTACACCACCAAAAACCGCGGCATTGCGGTCATGTACTTCGCCCCAAACGAGCTCCTCTCTAAAATAATAATCGTGCTCTGTCGGGGCTATTTCGAACCGCTGAAAGCCATGATCCAATGGATTAAAAGTAAGCCTCCTGAGGCCCATGGGCTGATAGAAGGTTTCAGACAAATATTGATCAAGTGGCTGCCCGGAAATCTGTTCCACTACCTGGTGCAGGATCATGAAACCGATATCGCTGTAACTATAGAAGGGTATGCTGTCATACTGAATCAGTGGAGACTGGATGATCCAGTTTTTCAAAGTGTCCTGAACGATGGTATTGGGGCGGGTATGGTAGCTGCGACGATCGGCCAGCAAAGCCGCCTCATCCTCATAAAAAAAGGTTTCCAGCATGTCTGCCGACAGTACTTTTTGCCAAAAAGGGACATAAGGTTTTAGGCCAGCATTGTGAGCGAGCAGCGCCCGTGCGGTAATGTGTCCCTTATTGGAATTTTGATATGCCGGGAGGTATTCATCGATTCTGGCATCCAAATCCAGGCGCCCATCTTCATAAAGTTTCATGATGCCCAGCAATGTACCCGTTACTTTGGTGACAGAAGCCAGGTCATACAGGGTGGTTTTTTCAGCGGGAATCAGGCTGTCGTAAGTCAGGAAGCCATAGGCTTGATCCAGGACGATAGCGCCATCTACTGCAATGGCCAACTGACCACCCGGGGTGCTCCCACTACTGATGGCATCGGCCATTATCTGCTCTATTTTGAATAGCGCAGACTTGTCAAGTCCGGTCATTTCAGCCGGAGCATAGCCCAATATTTTTTTACCTGCCACCTCGTCATTATTGAAGGTTGAAAGCTTTTCAACCGCATAAGGGAGTCTGCCGCTGATGTCCGAGGCACCGAAGAGCTGCTGAGGGATCACGTAGCTGTAAATTTCACTGGGGTGGCTGTAAACGAGCGCTGCGTCCAGCATCTCTGCATGATCCCGGAGGTTCTCAATTTCTCCGACAAAGATGATATCACGGTCTCCACTCAAAATACCTGGTGGTATGAAAGAGTTGTTATCTAAAACAATGGGTGAATGACTGGTCAGAATTTCCCCATAAGCCGTCTTCACATAAGCATATTTTCTGAGCATGTTGGCCATAGGGCCATAGGGCTGGTTGGTCACAAAGGAAATGGTGTCACTCTGGATAGGGAATATTCCGGCCACACGTTGCAGGGGGATGATGGAGGCTTTGCTGATCGCCACAGCCAGTTGGTTTGGTATTTGGTCTGTGGGAGACATAGCAGGGCTCAAGAGTCTGGCGAGGATATTGTGCCGTATTTTGTCTTCCAGAGACACGGTGGAGGCTATTTTATCGGAGTACTTTTCCAGTCGGCTGCTCACGGTTTGGGTATCCGCTTCAGGGATCACCCAGAAGTCATTCTCTTCAAATACCCGGATCAGCTCCTTCTTTTTTCTGGCAGAGGTGAATGAGAGGCTTTTTTTATCCCGGAAGAAGTCGGGATCATGTGCTTTCATTTTCTGCAAAACCAGGTCCACGGTGGTGCCGGGATGGTTTACCTCCGGGAGGATAAGCATGTCGATACCCCGGCTTTTGCTGGCAGCTTCCAGGTGGTAAAGGTAGGTGTTCAGCAGGTCGGCGCGGGAGAGTGCTGCCAGGGTGTAGAGCCCGGGAAGGTTGACCAATTCTTCCGTGAAGGGATTCAGTCGCTCGTCGAGCTGCACCACAATGAGTTGGTCGCTTTTCCCAAGGGAGATTTTAAGGGGTTCAGAAAAGTAGATGCCACCAAAGTCACCCGAGACTGTGGGGACGGTAGCTTGTGAGGTGCTCACCAGCACGAGCTGGTTGAGGCGTTGTATGGTACTCATGTGCCGATACAGGCTGTCAGCTTTCTCGGCTACAAAACCTGAGGCATAGAGCGCTCCGCAAAAGAGCATGGAACTAAGAGTGACCAATATGCTTTTAATAAAATGCATTGTGTCAAATTAAATTAACTTTGTACAAAGACCTGTGTTACTGATCGAAAATATCAGCTAGCCAGTCGAATAAGCAATGAATATCCTTGGCGGGATACCAAAACAAGGAGATCAATCGCTTGTTTATTTGGTAGAACATAAGATAATCAACATGAGATTCCCTTCTTTTATAAAAGTGCCCAAGACCCGTCGTTTCGAAATAGAACCTCGCTATTACGACCCTGTAAAAGAGCAGATCAAAGAACGTACCGAATATATCCGGAGGGAAATGGAAGGTGGTCATTCAGAAAGTTATAGCCCTGGTAAGATTAGCTTTCAGCGAAAAACAGACGCAGTACCCAATACATCGCTTTTGCAGATGTTGATAGCGGCGATACTCGGCTGCCTGGTCATGGGCTGGTTATACTTTGGCAATGATGCCCTCTATGTGCTTTGGCTTGCGGTACCCGTTTACCTATACTTCAGATTCAAAAAACCATCACGAGGCGCCCAGTAGATGGAGGATATTGTTTACTTACTACCCGATAGTATTGCCAACCAGATCGCTGCCGGAGAGGTAGTACAGCGCCCTGCGTCTGTGGTGAAAGAGCTTCTGGAAAACAGCATAGATGCCGGCGGCACGCAGATCAAGCTGGTGGTGAAGGATGCCGGTCGTACGCTGATCCAGGTGATAGACGATGGCAAAGGCATGAGCGTCACCGATGCACGGATGAGCTTTGAGCGGCACGCCACCTCCAAAATCAGGACGGCCGAGGATCTTTTTAAGATTCGGACCATGGGTTTCCGTGGAGAGGCGCTGGCTTCCATAGCTGCAGTAGCTCAGGTGGAGATGCGCACCAAAAGAAGGGAAGACGAGCTCGGTACCATTTTGCAGGTGGAGTCTTCCGAAATCAAGAAGCAGGAGCCCCTTGCGACCAAGGATGGCACTTCGATCAGCGTGAAGAATCTTTTTTACAATGTGCCGGCCCGCAGGAATTTTTTGAAATCCAATCCTGTGGAACTCAGGCACATTACTGATGAATTTCACCGGGTGGCCCTTGCCAATCCGGAGGTGGCCATGTCCATGACCAACAACGACCTGGAGATGTATCAGTTGGAAGCGGGTAAACTGAGCAAACGCATCGTCCAGCTGTTCGGAAAAAACTATCAGCAACAACTAATCCCTTGCGACGAGGAAACCCCGCACGTAAAGGTCACTGGGTATGTGGGCAAGCCGGAGTTTGCCAAGAAAACACGTGGTGAGCAGTTTTTCTTTGTGAATGGAAGGTATATCAGGAATAATTACCTCAATCATGCTGTGTCCACAGCGTTTCAGGGCTTACTGAAGGAGGATTATTTTCCTTTTTATGTGCTTTTCGTGGAGATGGACCCACTCCATGTAGATATCAATGTGCACCCCACCAAAACCGAAGTGAAGTTTGATGATGACCGAATGCTCTATGGCGTGATCAACTCTGCAGTGCGACAGTCCCTGGGCTCGTTCAACGTGACTCCTTCGCTGGATTTTTCTACCGATGTAAACTTCGAGCAGTTTACTTCCTCAGCCATGCGATCCGGAGGGGGGTCGAGTATCAAAGACAATCAGTACGCACAGTTTAAAAACATTGATTCAGAAAGGGACAAAGCCAAAAACTGGGAGTCGCTTTATGATTTTGCGAAGCGGGAGGATATCATATCCTCTGAGCAAATGGAGAAGGAAATGCCTGAGGAGACGGTCACGTTTTCCAGCAGCATGCACGAGCACCCCGATCAGGGAGAGCTCATACCCAGCAAGACCTATCGCCTGCACGGGAAGTACCTGATCCGGCAGGTGAAGTCGGGCATGACGATCATAGATGAGCGTGCGGCTTTTGAGCGCATCCTTTTTGAGCGATACCAGACCAAGCTCACCCGCGATGCCAGTGGTTCGCAGAGTAGCTTGTTTCCACAGCAGATTTCTTTAAACCCATCTGATTATTCCCTCGTTATGGAGATAAAGCCGGAAATTCAGAAGCTCGGATTTGAGTTTGAGGAGATGGGTCAGCATATGATCGTTATTCAGGGCGTACCAGCAGAACTTTCCAATTGTAATGAGAAGGAGATTTTTGAGGAGCTGCTTGAACAATTTAAATTCAATAAAAAAGAACTGGGGATTAACCAAAAGGAAAACTTGTGCCGGTCGCTGGCCAAAAGAACCGCGGCGATCAAGTGTAAAAATCTGGGAGATCAGGAGGCCGAACAGCTGATTGATCAACTTTTTGCCTGTAAGCAGCCCAACTATACACCTGATGGTAATCCGACTTATAAATTGATTAGTTTAGACAAAATTAAAAGCTGGTTTAGCTCATGATGAGAATCACACCGATGGTGAAAAACATCCTGATCATCAATGTCGGGATTTTTTTAATTCAAGCCATTCTTTCCCTCCCCTTATCACAAATATTTGGCCTTCGGGTGGTTTTTGCTGATGATTTTGTGCCGTATCAGTTTGTCACCTACATGTGGATACACGGTGGCTTTGGCCACATTTTGGGCAATATGTTTGCGGTATTCATCTTCGGACCTATGCTGGAGCAGGTATGGGGATCGAAGCGCTTTCTGACTTTCTATCTGATCTGTGGGATAGGTGCCGGTGTGCTCTACGGGGCGGCTGATTATGTGGAAAACATCAGCTTGAAAAATGATACCGAAGCGTATCTGGACAACCCAAATCCAGAGGCTTTCAGCATGTTCATAGTAGAGCACAAATCTTATCATTACAACCTGCCGAGGCTGGCGGAGTTCTCGGATGATTATTATAAAAATGCAGACAATGTGGCCTATCAGCAGCAGGCCATAGAGATTGTTAAAGATATTTTCTCATCCATCACCAATGTGCCTATGGTGGGTGCATCCGGTGCGGTATTTGGAATTTTGATGGCGTTTGGCATGTTGTTTCCCAATACGCAGCTTTTCCTGCTTTTTCCACCGATCCCGATCAAGGCTAAATATCTGGTCCTTTTTTATGGACTCTATGAACTTTATTCCGAATTTAGTCGGACGTCAGGGGATAATGTCGCACACCTGGCACACCTGGGAGGCATGTTGATTGCATATATACTACTTAAGATTTGGCAAAAGGACAATGGGAGGTTTTACTAAATGATGAACAACAGCATATTAGACGATTTTAAGAACGCCTGGAACAAGCCCAACAACGCTCCGGCGCAGTTGATCATTATCAACATCATTGTGTTTTTATTTCTGGGGGTATTGATGGTGATCAGCAGACTATCCAATGCGGATGCTTTGTTCAGTGTCATTTACAATCAATTTTCCATTCCCCCTTCTTTCGGGGAGTTTCTCACGCGACCATGGACGCTGATCACCTACGCTTTTGCCCATAGTCTCACAGGCATTTTGCATATCCTGTTCAATATGCTGGTTTTCTATTGGTTCAGTAAGTTGATCCTCGAGTTTTTGGGAAATAAAAAAGTCATTGCCATCTACGTTTTGGGTGCGTTGGCTGGAGGGGTGGCTTATTTGTTGGTGTACAACCTCATTCCCTTCTATCAGGAGCAGGTGGCATCCATTAGCGGTATGGTAGGGGCCTCTGCGGCGGTGTACGCCACAGTAGTGGCAGCAGCCGTATTCATGCCTAATTATACTTTTTTCATGCTCTTTCTGGGCCCGGTGAAGATCAAGTATATCGCCGCATTTTATGTGGTGGTGTCCTTCCTTGGTAGTACGGGGGGCAATGCCGGGGGCAATATTGCTCACCTGGGTGGAGCACTTATAGGCTGGTTGTACATCTCCCAGCTGCGGTCGGGCACAGATATTGGTGCCTGGATCATCGGTTTCATGGAGTGGGTGAAAAGTTTTTTTGTAGCATCGCCCAAAATCAAAGTGACCCATCGCGGTGAGCCCGCTAAATCCAAACCCAGAAAATCGGCCGCCGGAAGTAGAAGTGAGCAGGAAGAAATAGATGCCATTCTGGACAAAATCTCCCAATCGGGCTATGACAGCCTGAGCAAGGAGGAAAAACAAAAACTCTTTAACGCTAGTAAAAAGTAATTCAGTGAAAATTCTCGCCTTTTTCGCCTCTATGCTACTGATTTGGGTAGCTTCTTACGGTCAGATCACTCAGGAGGAACTGATGAAAATGCTCAACGGAGAAGCTGATAAAGATTATATCGGCACGGTCACTCTGGGCCTCCTGCAAGGTGGCGGGTCGCTCATAGGTGGCGATCTGGAGTTTCTGATAGAGAACAAGCTGGGCCTTCAGGTAGGGGCCGGTCTGATAGGGTATGGTGCCGCCATCAACTATCACCCAAAAGGAGGCATCCGATCATCTTTTTTGTCACTTACTTATTGGCATCAGGGGTTTAAGGAATATTACACCCAGAGTTTGTTGGGGCCGAGCTATGTGTTTAGAGGCAAAAAGTGGTTTACTGCCCAGATAGGGTTAGGTTTTCAGCTGGAAGAAGGTCCAGGAGCCAAGCAAATAAGCACAGATTTACCGCCGACACAGCTCATTTATTCCATTGGCGGATATTTTCCTTTGAAATAATTGATTGCCGGTTTTAAGGGTGAAAATTAAACTCTTCTACGGATTGAGGGTTTGACAGGGATGAAGCCTACAATCGCCATTGCCGGAGCCACAGGATTTATAGGTCGCTGGTTCATAGCATCCTACGCACATAAGTACAACATCGTAGCCCTGAGCAGAAATGACATGGAGCCTCCAGCCGGGGAGGGGGTTGTGTGGAAAAAAGTAGATCTCTATTCTGTTCGGAGTACTACGGAGGCCATCAGAGGAGCTGATTATGCACTCTATCTGGTGCATTCAATGCAGCCGTCTACCAGACTTAATCAAAGCCATTTTGAGGACACTGATCTGCTGTTGGCGGATAATTTTTCCCGGGCGGCGGAGACTGTGGGCCTGAAACAAATTATTTTCATGGGAGGTATTCTGCCCAAAGATGAGAGTCAGCTGTCTACCCACCTGAGAAGCAGATATGAAGTAGAGCTTACCCTTGGTAGCCGGAGCGCTGCCCTCACAGCGCTGAGGGCGGGCATTATAGTGGGGCCAGGGGGCTCCTCATTTGAGATCATCGAAAAACTGGTGACCAGGCTTCCTGTGATGCTTTGTCCTGAATGGACAAAATCGGAGACCCAGCCAGTGGCTCTGGCAGATGTGTTGGAGGTCATTGACTACTGTTTTGGAAATGCGAAGGCCTATGATGAGGCCATTGAGATCGGGACTACAGAGCAGAATACCTACATGGGGATGCTGCGGACTACGGCCAAAATGCTTGGAAAACGCCGGTTTATCAGATCCGTGCCGGTGTTTTCACTCGGGCTTTCCAAACTCTGGGTGGCGGTGTTCTCTGATAGCAGTACCACGTTTGTTTCCCCACTGATAGAGAGTCTGCGGCACAAGATGACAGTGGAGGAGCATCCCCTGATCAATGCCCTTGGTTTGAAATATAAAACGTTTGAGGAGGCTGTGGAATTTACCTTGAAAAATGCGGATAAGGTGCCTCAATTACCTAAAAGCCTACCGGGAATTCGGGCTAAAAATACGGTGCGGAGTGTGCAGCGCCTGTCCAACCCGGGTGTGAAAAGTGCAGAGTGGGTAGCGAAGGCTTATTTGACATGGCTGCCGGATGCTTTTCGGTACCTGATCAAGGTGAATGAAGAAGCGGATTTGGTGAGCTTTCAACTATTTGGGAGGGTACTCCTCAAGTTGCGATATGCCACGGAGCGGAGTGATGAAGAACGTCAGGTCTTTTACATCGTGGGCGGCCTATTGGCTGGCAAGGAAGGCTATGGTTGGCTGGAGTTCAGGTCGGTATTGGAGGGGCGATACATTGTTGCGGCTATTCATGAGTTTGTGCCGCGTCTGCCCTGGTATCTTTATGTGAATTCACAGGCGCTGCTGCACCTCTGGGTAATGAATAGATTTGGGAAGTTTCTGTCCCGTCAGCAGCGGACGGAGATTTGAAAAATTCACATTTCTTATGGGCAGGAAAAGTATATCTTATATCATAAGATATGATTACATTTATTAGAAGTAATCATACGCCATATGTCTCGATTTTTTTCATTGCTGCTTTTGATGTTTACACTGAGTCAGTGCGTCTCCCCCCAGTATGCCTGTATTGACCTGACTCAAAAAAAGAAAAAAGACTTTCGTCACAGTAGGATCAAAAAGCATTTTGTGGCACCTGACAACCAGCAGGCCTTAGAATCCCCGGACGACTTGCTGGAGGAGTACCCTTTTTTGGCCAAGATGGCAACGGATCCGGTCATCCTTTCAAGTGAGAATGTGGGGTTCGTGATGCCTGAGATGGGAGGCCTCGAAATGATGGCTGAGCGCAAACGCGGTGAGAGAAGGCTGTCGGGGATTGAATCCCGACGGATTGAGCAGCTGAAGGCACGAGTGGCCGAGGTGATACCACCGGATTTGATGGATCAGATGAGCCAAGCGCAGGATACCTCTGTCACGCGCTTCGATGATGTTTACAATGAAGCCAAATCATTGGCCATTATCTCCTTTTCCAGCTCCATTGCTTCCATTCTGGCCATTGCTTTGCCGATGTTCATATTTCCTCTGATTATCGTGGGGTTAGTTACAGGGATAATTTCGCTCAAGCGGTACAAGAAGGCATTTAATAAGGATTTCAAGGGGCTAGCCATTGCCGGGGTGATCATCAGTTCGGCCTGGCTCGCCTTGATTCTGGCAGTTTTGATCATGGTCATACTGCTCTTTTCAGGAGGATGGTAATTATGCCGCTTTATTCTTATTGGCCAGCTGACCGCATGCCGCGTCTATATCCTTACCACGACTCCTTCGGATGTTTACAGTCACTTTGTTTTTCTTCAGGTAGTTGGCAAACTTCTCCAACCGATCTTCCTCGGTATTCTTAAAGTTGGCTTCCGAAATGGGGTTGTATTCGATGATGTTGATTTTAGAAGGAATCTGACGGGCAAATTTCAACAGGTTTTCTGCATCCTCCAGGGTATCATTGAAGTTGTAAAACAGGATGTACTCAAACGTAATCTTGTTTTGAGTTTTTTGGTAGAAATACATCAGCGCCTCCCGCAAGGCTTCCAGGGTATTACTTTCGTTGATCGGCATGATCTGGTTCCTTTTCTTGTCATCTGCTGCGTGCAATGACAGGGCCAGGTTGAATCGTACCTCATCGTCGGCCAACTTTTTGATCATCTTGGCAATTCCCGCCGTAGAGACCGTGATGCGTTTGGGTGACATGTTCAGCCCATCCTCGGCAGTGATTCGGTTGATCCCTTCGAGCACATTGGCATAGTTGAGGAGGGGTTCGCCCATTCCCATAAAAACGATATTGGAAAGGGGGAGATTAAAATCTTTCTTAGCCTGCGCATCGATGGCCACTACCTGATCATAGATCTCTCCCGGGTCCAGGTTTCTTTTGCGATCCATATAGCCGGTCGCACAGAATTTGCAGCTCAGCGAGCAACCTACCTGTGAGGATACGCAGGCGGTCATGCGGTCATCTGCGGGGATCAGTACCCCTTCTATCAACTCATTATCATAGAGCTTGAATGCCGATTTGATGGTGCCGTCGTTTGACTTTTGCGAAGTGGCAATGCTGATAGGCCGAAGAACAAATTCACTTTCCAGCTTTTCGCGAAGCCCTTTGGAGAGATTCGTCATTTCCTCAAAAGATCGCGCAGACTTCTGCCAGAGCCACTCCCAGACCTGTACAGCCCTGAATGCTTTTTCATCCACAGAAGCAAAGTAGTCTTTGATCTGTTGCAGACTCATCTTTCTGATATCCTTCTTCTCCATCATGCAAAGTTACGATAAGAAATTAGCTTTGGCATAGATTGTGTTTGTTGTTAAATTCACTAACATTTGACCTCACACGCTGTGCGCCTGATCATTAACACATTCATTGGCTTTTGGTTCCTGACTGCTGCTGCTCAGGAGGTGGTGGTGGAAGACCGCTATGATGAGGTATTTGGTCTGAAACCAGCTTTTTATCTGGGATTGAGGAGTGACCTGAACATGGAAGATGCGGCAATGGGGCTGGAGGCAGGCCTTATGAACAAGGCCAGAAACCTAAACCTCTTCACTACTTTTGACGCTCGGCCATTCAGAAAAAAGACCCTGGAATACCGTGGAAATAATGTGTTTTATCAATATCCTGAAGAGCGCTATTTCCTTGGGCTGGGCGCTGAGTACCTTCAGCATTTCGAAGTAGCGGATCTGGGCGCTTTTGCCCAGTTCAATGGGGTGTATACCTGGGGAGTGTACGGTGGTACCGAAAGGAAGCCACCAAATGGTTGGGTGGCTATTCCCAGATTTGGGCTTTTCAGAAAAGTGGGAGACTCAGCATTTCTGAAGTTGGGGTATTCCTATTTTGATACCAAAACCAGCAAGGTGGATAGGCATAGGGTTTTTCTTTCATTTGGAGGATTCATAACCAGAAACTAATGAGAAAGCTGCTATTGATCCCGGTATTTGTTTTGGTGGCAATGTGCATTCATTGTGATGATTGCGCCTGCGATCCAGGACCTTTTTTCGGGGAGTTGAAAGTAAGATTCACCATCAATGAGGAAAACCCGGAAGTGTTACTGACCATCTTCGAAGGAAAAATCGAAAAACAAGACACCCTTTTCTCTGAGTGGGTGACAGAGTCGCCCGTTTACTATGATCTGCAGGCAGGTAAATATTACTCAGCCACAGTGACTTACTCGAAAGGTATCCGTCAGATCGTGGCAGTGGATGGCAAGAAAATGACCATTGGTTCGGACGATTGTGACTGTGACTATGCGGAAAATCTCTCCCTCAATTTGAAGCTGGCGGATTAGTGGATTGCACCTTGAAATATCGCCTGATACTGATTGGTGATCCATTTTTGTCATAGCCATCAATAGAGACCTCAAAAGTGCCGGCAGTGTCACCGGTATAAAATTCAAGTTCTTTTGTTCCATTTTCACCAACAGTAAGTGAGGGGTTCCAGAATAACTGCTGCCTGTAGTCCGGGATTCTGGCCAGTCGCTGGTCGGCATCTTCGTAAGACGGGAAGCTGAATTGCTGAACCGGATCGAGTCCGTTGTATTGAATATTCAAACTATTGGGCCCGGGCTTGTAGCCGTGGAGGTTTCTTTCAAAAGTGTGAAAAGAAACGATGCCATCTGCCACGAGTGGCCCCACAAATACTCTATTGTTAATAATCCCAATGCTTTCAATTTTGTAAGGGCTGAAGTCCAGAATTTCTTCCGCCGTGGTGGGCACTCCATCTATGAGCAGAAGTGGATCTAATGAACCTGGTGTCACATATTTAGTGAGCACTTTGATTTTTGATCGTGTTTTGTTTTTTCTGGCCATCACTTCAGGAATGAACTCTATAAAGTGCTCGTAGAGCTCGGGAAACCTGTTGTAATCATCCAGTACATAGCTTATGTCATAGTCAAACTGAGGGTTCCAGTAAGTCTGTGGGACAATGCTGTCTTTTTTCAGTTCATAGTAGGCATTTTCAATCTGGTTTCTCACACTGCGCTCAACCAAAGCGGAGACCTGTGCGGAATCCAAATAGGGTAAAGAATAATCGAAAGGAGGATAAGCCTGTAGAAACTGGCCTTCCAGCTGAAAGGAAACCTCATTGGTAGAGCCCAGTACACTGATGTATGCCTTGCGGGGCCCTTCTGCTGGATTGATCAAGAGCTGAAAGTGACCGTACTCATCTACCTGGGCGGTTTGCAACTGATAATCATCTCCACTGATGCTCAGTGCCACGAAAGGTGGTTTGTCTTCCGATGGCGCTTCATAATTCAGTGCTCCCACTATCAACTCACCACGGAGTTCAGGCAACCATTTTACGGTTTTTGGCATTTCGGTTTTCGGCCCTTTCCATTCGCTCGCCATGAGGCTATTGTCCATCGTTTTCCAGTCAGAAGTTTCCTGAACAGAAAGACTCCAGGACTTGTTGATTTTGCCAAACAGGGCCTGATGGATGGCAGAGGTGGGTTGATGGCCCATTTCCATTCTTCTTACGGAGACGGACACATCTGCTTCATCGTCAAACTCGAGCGGAATGGTCA
The DNA window shown above is from Marinoscillum sp. 108 and carries:
- the mutL gene encoding DNA mismatch repair endonuclease MutL, yielding MEDIVYLLPDSIANQIAAGEVVQRPASVVKELLENSIDAGGTQIKLVVKDAGRTLIQVIDDGKGMSVTDARMSFERHATSKIRTAEDLFKIRTMGFRGEALASIAAVAQVEMRTKRREDELGTILQVESSEIKKQEPLATKDGTSISVKNLFYNVPARRNFLKSNPVELRHITDEFHRVALANPEVAMSMTNNDLEMYQLEAGKLSKRIVQLFGKNYQQQLIPCDEETPHVKVTGYVGKPEFAKKTRGEQFFFVNGRYIRNNYLNHAVSTAFQGLLKEDYFPFYVLFVEMDPLHVDINVHPTKTEVKFDDDRMLYGVINSAVRQSLGSFNVTPSLDFSTDVNFEQFTSSAMRSGGGSSIKDNQYAQFKNIDSERDKAKNWESLYDFAKREDIISSEQMEKEMPEETVTFSSSMHEHPDQGELIPSKTYRLHGKYLIRQVKSGMTIIDERAAFERILFERYQTKLTRDASGSQSSLFPQQISLNPSDYSLVMEIKPEIQKLGFEFEEMGQHMIVIQGVPAELSNCNEKEIFEELLEQFKFNKKELGINQKENLCRSLAKRTAAIKCKNLGDQEAEQLIDQLFACKQPNYTPDGNPTYKLISLDKIKSWFSS
- a CDS encoding rhomboid family intramembrane serine protease; its protein translation is MMNNSILDDFKNAWNKPNNAPAQLIIINIIVFLFLGVLMVISRLSNADALFSVIYNQFSIPPSFGEFLTRPWTLITYAFAHSLTGILHILFNMLVFYWFSKLILEFLGNKKVIAIYVLGALAGGVAYLLVYNLIPFYQEQVASISGMVGASAAVYATVVAAAVFMPNYTFFMLFLGPVKIKYIAAFYVVVSFLGSTGGNAGGNIAHLGGALIGWLYISQLRSGTDIGAWIIGFMEWVKSFFVASPKIKVTHRGEPAKSKPRKSAAGSRSEQEEIDAILDKISQSGYDSLSKEEKQKLFNASKK
- a CDS encoding rhomboid family intramembrane serine protease; this translates as MMRITPMVKNILIINVGIFLIQAILSLPLSQIFGLRVVFADDFVPYQFVTYMWIHGGFGHILGNMFAVFIFGPMLEQVWGSKRFLTFYLICGIGAGVLYGAADYVENISLKNDTEAYLDNPNPEAFSMFIVEHKSYHYNLPRLAEFSDDYYKNADNVAYQQQAIEIVKDIFSSITNVPMVGASGAVFGILMAFGMLFPNTQLFLLFPPIPIKAKYLVLFYGLYELYSEFSRTSGDNVAHLAHLGGMLIAYILLKIWQKDNGRFY
- a CDS encoding NAD(P)H-binding protein, producing the protein MKPTIAIAGATGFIGRWFIASYAHKYNIVALSRNDMEPPAGEGVVWKKVDLYSVRSTTEAIRGADYALYLVHSMQPSTRLNQSHFEDTDLLLADNFSRAAETVGLKQIIFMGGILPKDESQLSTHLRSRYEVELTLGSRSAALTALRAGIIVGPGGSSFEIIEKLVTRLPVMLCPEWTKSETQPVALADVLEVIDYCFGNAKAYDEAIEIGTTEQNTYMGMLRTTAKMLGKRRFIRSVPVFSLGLSKLWVAVFSDSSTTFVSPLIESLRHKMTVEEHPLINALGLKYKTFEEAVEFTLKNADKVPQLPKSLPGIRAKNTVRSVQRLSNPGVKSAEWVAKAYLTWLPDAFRYLIKVNEEADLVSFQLFGRVLLKLRYATERSDEERQVFYIVGGLLAGKEGYGWLEFRSVLEGRYIVAAIHEFVPRLPWYLYVNSQALLHLWVMNRFGKFLSRQQRTEI
- a CDS encoding DUF4190 domain-containing protein; this translates as MSRFFSLLLLMFTLSQCVSPQYACIDLTQKKKKDFRHSRIKKHFVAPDNQQALESPDDLLEEYPFLAKMATDPVILSSENVGFVMPEMGGLEMMAERKRGERRLSGIESRRIEQLKARVAEVIPPDLMDQMSQAQDTSVTRFDDVYNEAKSLAIISFSSSIASILAIALPMFIFPLIIVGLVTGIISLKRYKKAFNKDFKGLAIAGVIISSAWLALILAVLIMVILLFSGGW
- a CDS encoding serine hydrolase — protein: MHFIKSILVTLSSMLFCGALYASGFVAEKADSLYRHMSTIQRLNQLVLVSTSQATVPTVSGDFGGIYFSEPLKISLGKSDQLIVVQLDERLNPFTEELVNLPGLYTLAALSRADLLNTYLYHLEAASKSRGIDMLILPEVNHPGTTVDLVLQKMKAHDPDFFRDKKSLSFTSARKKKELIRVFEENDFWVIPEADTQTVSSRLEKYSDKIASTVSLEDKIRHNILARLLSPAMSPTDQIPNQLAVAISKASIIPLQRVAGIFPIQSDTISFVTNQPYGPMANMLRKYAYVKTAYGEILTSHSPIVLDNNSFIPPGILSGDRDIIFVGEIENLRDHAEMLDAALVYSHPSEIYSYVIPQQLFGASDISGRLPYAVEKLSTFNNDEVAGKKILGYAPAEMTGLDKSALFKIEQIMADAISSGSTPGGQLAIAVDGAIVLDQAYGFLTYDSLIPAEKTTLYDLASVTKVTGTLLGIMKLYEDGRLDLDARIDEYLPAYQNSNKGHITARALLAHNAGLKPYVPFWQKVLSADMLETFFYEDEAALLADRRSYHTRPNTIVQDTLKNWIIQSPLIQYDSIPFYSYSDIGFMILHQVVEQISGQPLDQYLSETFYQPMGLRRLTFNPLDHGFQRFEIAPTEHDYYFREELVWGEVHDRNAAVFGGVAGHAGLFATSHDLVVILQTLLQGGTYGDHQFLQASTIQYFNQCFFPNNRRALGWDKKDDKVGNVSAFTTSESFGHTGFTGTMIWADPQYNLIFVFLSNRIHPNSNNYKLIQKNIRTKIQDVVYEALMAKWIK
- the rlmN gene encoding 23S rRNA (adenine(2503)-C(2))-methyltransferase RlmN codes for the protein MEKKDIRKMSLQQIKDYFASVDEKAFRAVQVWEWLWQKSARSFEEMTNLSKGLREKLESEFVLRPISIATSQKSNDGTIKSAFKLYDNELIEGVLIPADDRMTACVSSQVGCSLSCKFCATGYMDRKRNLDPGEIYDQVVAIDAQAKKDFNLPLSNIVFMGMGEPLLNYANVLEGINRITAEDGLNMSPKRITVSTAGIAKMIKKLADDEVRFNLALSLHAADDKKRNQIMPINESNTLEALREALMYFYQKTQNKITFEYILFYNFNDTLEDAENLLKFARQIPSKINIIEYNPISEANFKNTEEDRLEKFANYLKKNKVTVNIRRSRGKDIDAACGQLANKNKAA